The proteins below are encoded in one region of Lactuca sativa cultivar Salinas chromosome 3, Lsat_Salinas_v11, whole genome shotgun sequence:
- the LOC111919351 gene encoding probable methyltransferase At1g27930 — MNLRPFPDRKIFIAFSLLALIGGGLVVFSFIGDGTNQLICTGAFDNFQSSAASMQLRAILHYATSKTVPQQSLNEISISFNVLKSISPCNFLVFGLGHDSLMWASFNPGGVTLFLEEDPKWVQAVLKDAPDLKAVNVKYRTQLSQADDLMKTYRSEPECSPTKSYIRGNTRCRLALTGLPDAVYDKEWDIIMIDAPRGWFAEAPGRMGAIYSAAVMARNRKKPGVTHVFLHDVDRKVEKAYAEEFLCRKNRKDGTGRLWHFEIPPAWNVTDGKGGTSFC, encoded by the coding sequence aTGAATCTACGACCCTTCCCTGACCGGAAAATCTTCATCGCATTCTCCCTCCTTGCTCTCATCGGCGGCGGCCTCGTAGTTTTCTCCTTCATCGGCGATGGTACCAACCAACTCATCTGCACCGGAGCCTTCGACAACTTCCAATCCTCGGCGGCTTCGATGCAACTCCGGGCAATCCTCCACTACGCCACGTCCAAAACCGTCCCTCAACAATCGCTCAACGAGATCTCCATCTCCTTCAACGTTCTCAAATCCATCTCCCCTTGCAATTTCCTCGTTTTCGGCCTCGGTCACGATTCCCTGATGTGGGCGTCGTTTAACCCCGGCGGCGTAACTTTATTTCTCGAAGAAGATCCGAAATGGGTCCAAGCCGTTCTCAAAGACGCACCGGATCTCAAAGCGGTGAACGTTAAGTACCGGACACAGCTCTCTCAGGCCGACGACCTTATGAAAACATATCGGTCGGAACCAGAATGTTCTCCAACCAAATCGTACATCCGGGGCAACACGCGGTGTCGGTTAGCTCTTACGGGTTTGCCCGATGCGGTGTATGATAAGGAGTGGGATATCATCATGATTGATGCTCCGAGGGGTTGGTTTGCTGAAGCGCCCGGTAGGATGGGGGCGATTTACTCCGCCGCTGTCATGGCGAGAAACAGGAAAAAGCCCGGCGTGACGCACGTGTTTTTGCACGATGTTGATCGGAAGGTCGAGAAGGCTTATGCAGAAGAGTTTTTGTGTCGGAAGAATAGGAAGGATGGTACCGGACGGTTATGGCATTTTGAGATTCCGCCGGCGTGGAATGTTACCGACGGGAAGGGCGGCACTAGTTTTTGCTAG